The following proteins come from a genomic window of Deinococcus sedimenti:
- a CDS encoding DUF1963 domain-containing protein, translating into MASLQTVRDQARPLLAAQHPGNEYLLPQLIRGVINLTFTPQDDATLPLGTSKVGGHPDLRPDSWPRDAGGQPMTFAAQFNLTDLQAFDEDHLLPQAGLLSFFLGERAMGGHVNAGHFEVRYEPDLTAVRRTPTPPELDVPPDAHGVAFTAGVHPFGSFGTWLDDGTRLTIPQDHLVGTPAWAAVTDAADITEDAYLLGVAAVALMFPDVTDEDVTLLTIPNAADAFPFAGPCSYAFVIAPGDLTRAAFSAARLVIDFD; encoded by the coding sequence ATGGCTTCCCTTCAAACGGTGCGTGATCAGGCCCGGCCCCTCCTGGCGGCGCAGCATCCCGGGAACGAGTACCTGCTCCCCCAGCTGATCAGAGGCGTGATTAACCTGACGTTCACACCACAAGATGACGCCACGCTGCCCCTGGGCACCAGCAAGGTGGGCGGGCACCCGGACCTGCGACCCGACTCGTGGCCACGCGATGCAGGCGGTCAGCCCATGACGTTCGCAGCGCAGTTCAACCTCACGGACCTCCAGGCGTTCGACGAGGACCACCTGCTCCCCCAGGCGGGTCTGCTGAGCTTCTTCCTGGGGGAGCGCGCCATGGGCGGTCACGTGAACGCGGGGCACTTCGAGGTGCGGTACGAGCCGGACCTGACCGCGGTGCGCCGCACACCCACGCCACCCGAACTGGACGTGCCACCGGACGCGCATGGCGTGGCGTTCACGGCGGGCGTGCATCCGTTCGGCTCGTTCGGGACGTGGTTGGATGACGGGACGCGCCTGACCATCCCCCAGGACCATCTGGTTGGGACACCCGCGTGGGCGGCCGTCACCGACGCGGCGGACATCACGGAGGACGCGTACCTGCTGGGCGTGGCTGCCGTGGCCCTGATGTTCCCGGACGTGACGGACGAGGACGTCACGCTGCTGACGATTCCGAACGCGGCGGACGCGTTTCCGTTCGCGGGGCCGTGTTCGTATGCGTTCGTGATCGCGCCGGGTGACCTGACCCGGGCGGCATTCAGCGCGGCGCGCCTCGTGATCGATTTCGACTGA
- the urtD gene encoding urea ABC transporter ATP-binding protein UrtD, which produces MPSDTHEALLDVRDITVSFDGFKAITNLSLSVPKGSLRVLIGPNGAGKSTLLDTVIGKVRPDTGEVRFAGQVISKLPEHRIAALGICRKFQAPGVLEGLSVRENLLLTARRDKGVLGILKAPTRAEQDRADELLHLTGLTARADVPAASLAHGEKQWLEIGMVVAADPQLLLLDEPTAGMTAQETAQTAALIHTLAGRHTVLVIDHDMHFVELLDAPITVLHQGQVFREGDLHTLRADPDVMEIYLGRPRELMAHG; this is translated from the coding sequence ATGCCGTCTGACACCCATGAAGCGCTGCTGGACGTGCGGGACATCACGGTGTCCTTCGACGGCTTCAAGGCCATCACCAACCTCAGCCTCAGTGTCCCGAAGGGCAGCCTGCGCGTGCTGATCGGCCCGAACGGAGCGGGCAAGAGCACGCTGCTCGACACCGTGATCGGCAAGGTGCGGCCCGACACCGGCGAGGTGCGCTTCGCCGGGCAGGTCATCTCGAAGTTGCCGGAGCACCGCATCGCTGCTCTCGGCATCTGCCGCAAGTTCCAGGCGCCCGGCGTGCTGGAAGGCCTGAGCGTCCGCGAGAACCTGCTGCTCACCGCCCGCCGCGACAAGGGCGTGCTGGGCATCCTGAAGGCCCCCACCCGCGCCGAACAGGACCGCGCCGACGAGCTGCTGCACCTGACCGGCCTGACCGCGCGGGCCGATGTGCCCGCCGCCTCGCTGGCGCACGGCGAGAAGCAGTGGCTGGAGATCGGTATGGTCGTCGCCGCCGACCCGCAACTGCTGCTGCTGGACGAACCCACCGCCGGCATGACCGCGCAGGAGACCGCGCAGACCGCCGCGCTCATCCACACCCTGGCCGGGCGGCACACCGTGCTCGTCATCGACCACGACATGCATTTCGTGGAACTGCTGGACGCGCCGATCACGGTGCTGCACCAGGGACAGGTGTTCCGCGAGGGCGACCTGCACACCCTGCGCGCCGACCCGGACGTCATGGAGATCTACCTGGGAAGACCCAGGGAGCTGATGGCGCATGGCTGA
- a CDS encoding HU family DNA-binding protein, which yields MTKKSAKAPAKPAAKKPAAQAAPAAPKAEANKIAKTQMVDLVAEKTGLTKKQSEEAVSAALDIIVSAIKGGQSVGLPGLGTLSVKETAARQGVRPGTSEKIQIPAGKKVAFKVASTLKGTL from the coding sequence ATGACGAAAAAATCCGCGAAAGCCCCGGCCAAACCCGCTGCCAAGAAACCCGCCGCCCAGGCGGCGCCCGCCGCGCCGAAGGCCGAGGCGAACAAGATCGCCAAGACCCAGATGGTGGACCTGGTCGCCGAGAAGACCGGCCTGACCAAGAAGCAGAGCGAGGAAGCCGTCAGCGCCGCCCTGGACATCATCGTGTCCGCCATCAAGGGCGGTCAGAGCGTGGGCCTGCCCGGCCTGGGCACCCTCAGCGTCAAGGAAACAGCGGCGCGTCAGGGCGTGCGTCCCGGGACCAGCGAGAAGATCCAGATTCCCGCCGGCAAGAAAGTCGCCTTCAAAGTCGCCAGCACCCTCAAGGGCACCCTGTAA
- a CDS encoding AAA family ATPase, translated as MNPMQQRAHDLAGQIEAYAAPVAAAGYWTNQKHDIEVAAKVYALFLMSDLFSADGVLHAREIDLGASFLKGTRQDVTDTLRKYAGVLQPVRSPDDLPDFLQAALQYDEHEQKGTTRTLIGLLEQFGTLCIAVDGEKSDAEVRVLSRQIRQLIDVAEQARSVLRAARAPADPPPVSADPKARTLESLLEELRTMVGLERVKDEVTAATNLVRVRQMREQMGLPTLPMSLHMVFTGNPGTGKTTVARLVALIYKELGLLKTGHLTEVDRSGLVGGYVGQTAIKVKEVIQGALGGILFIDEAYALKADGQDSYGQEAINTLLKSMEDHRDDLVVIVAGYTREMDAFLETNPGLRSRFNRYIHFDDYTGEDLLNIYQFMCASNGYTSTQIAAHQLKSHFAKLYAERDHTFGNARTVRNVFETILQHQAARVVTIHQPTADDLSFIDLADIAWLFDRAATPGGRA; from the coding sequence ATGAATCCCATGCAACAACGGGCGCACGATCTGGCTGGCCAGATCGAAGCCTACGCCGCACCGGTGGCCGCAGCCGGGTACTGGACGAACCAAAAACACGATATTGAGGTCGCCGCGAAAGTCTACGCGTTGTTCCTGATGAGCGACCTCTTCTCCGCCGACGGTGTCCTGCACGCCAGGGAAATAGATCTCGGCGCGTCGTTCCTCAAAGGCACGCGCCAGGACGTCACCGACACACTGAGAAAGTACGCTGGCGTGCTCCAGCCGGTCCGGTCCCCCGACGACCTTCCCGACTTCCTCCAGGCGGCCCTGCAGTACGACGAGCACGAGCAGAAAGGCACCACCCGAACCCTGATCGGCCTGCTCGAGCAGTTCGGCACCCTGTGCATCGCCGTGGACGGGGAGAAAAGCGACGCCGAAGTCCGAGTGCTCAGCCGCCAGATCCGCCAGCTGATCGACGTGGCCGAACAGGCCCGCAGCGTCCTCCGCGCGGCGCGCGCACCCGCTGACCCGCCCCCGGTGTCCGCTGACCCGAAGGCCCGGACGCTGGAGAGCCTCCTGGAGGAACTCCGCACCATGGTCGGCCTCGAGCGCGTGAAAGATGAAGTCACGGCCGCCACGAACCTCGTGCGTGTCCGGCAGATGCGCGAGCAGATGGGCCTGCCCACCCTGCCCATGAGCCTCCACATGGTCTTCACCGGCAACCCCGGGACGGGCAAAACCACGGTCGCCCGGCTCGTGGCGCTGATCTACAAGGAACTCGGTCTGCTCAAGACCGGCCACCTGACGGAAGTGGACCGCAGCGGCCTGGTAGGCGGGTACGTCGGCCAGACAGCCATCAAAGTCAAGGAGGTCATCCAGGGCGCGCTGGGCGGCATTCTCTTCATCGACGAGGCGTACGCCCTGAAAGCCGACGGGCAGGACAGTTACGGGCAGGAGGCCATCAACACCCTGCTCAAGAGCATGGAGGACCACCGCGACGACCTGGTCGTGATTGTGGCCGGGTACACCCGGGAGATGGACGCGTTCCTGGAAACGAACCCCGGCCTGCGCTCCCGGTTCAACCGGTACATTCACTTCGACGATTACACCGGCGAGGACCTCCTGAACATCTACCAGTTCATGTGCGCCAGCAACGGGTACACCTCCACGCAGATCGCCGCCCACCAGCTCAAATCCCATTTCGCGAAGCTCTACGCCGAGCGTGACCACACCTTCGGGAATGCCCGGACGGTCCGCAACGTCTTCGAAACCATCCTCCAGCACCAGGCGGCGCGTGTGGTCACCATCCATCAGCCCACCGCGGATGACCTGTCGTTCATTGACCTGGCGGACATCGCGTGGCTGTTCGACCGCGCCGCCACCCCCGGAGGCCGCGCGTGA
- the urtE gene encoding urea ABC transporter ATP-binding subunit UrtE, with protein MLKLEGVTAAYGQSPVLFGIDLEIADAEAVTLIGRNGVGKTTLLRAITGLHPVTGGGVRLNGAQVEREAAFTRARSGLAYVPQGRGLFGHLTVEENLLMGLPALSGRATAKREIPDLVYDLFPICRDMAGRRAGNLSGGQQQQVAIGRALVTQPRYLLLDEPTEGIQPSVVQEIEVALTRIRTELRVAVLLVEQYLDFAWSFADRYYVMQKGRIVETGATADTPAHAVQRYLGV; from the coding sequence ATGCTGAAACTGGAAGGCGTGACCGCCGCGTACGGGCAGAGCCCCGTGCTGTTCGGCATCGACCTGGAAATCGCGGACGCCGAGGCCGTCACCCTGATCGGCCGCAACGGCGTGGGCAAGACCACCCTGCTGCGCGCCATCACCGGCCTGCACCCGGTCACGGGCGGCGGCGTGCGCCTGAACGGCGCGCAGGTCGAGCGGGAAGCCGCGTTCACCCGCGCCCGCAGCGGGCTCGCGTACGTGCCGCAGGGGCGCGGCCTGTTCGGGCACCTGACCGTCGAGGAGAACCTCCTGATGGGCCTCCCGGCACTGTCGGGCCGCGCCACCGCGAAACGCGAGATTCCGGACCTCGTGTACGACCTCTTTCCCATCTGCCGCGACATGGCCGGCCGCCGCGCCGGAAACCTGTCGGGCGGGCAGCAGCAGCAGGTCGCCATCGGCCGCGCCCTGGTCACGCAGCCACGCTACCTGCTGCTCGACGAACCCACCGAGGGCATCCAGCCGAGCGTCGTGCAGGAGATTGAGGTGGCCCTGACCCGCATCCGCACCGAACTGCGCGTCGCCGTCCTCCTCGTCGAGCAGTACCTGGACTTCGCGTGGTCGTTCGCGGACCGCTACTACGTCATGCAAAAGGGCCGGATCGTCGAGACCGGCGCCACCGCCGACACGCCGGCCCACGCCGTGCAGCGCTACCTGGGGGTGTAA
- the urtC gene encoding urea ABC transporter permease subunit UrtC, whose translation MKLSTSTMAVIAVLIALAFAPLYLGAYPLTLLGRVLALSIAAVGVMVVWGRAGILSLGQGLFFGLGGYALAMHLKLVATPRGELPDFMLYNGVEALPWFWAPFASAPFALAMVLIFPAAAAGLVAWLMFRRRITGVYVSIITQALLLAFVTWLNGSQGLTSGTNGITDFQTFLGVNLRGPDVANGLYWVTLLFVALALGGTALLLRTPFGAILTAIRDNENRTRFLGFNPAAFKIAAFMLGGLLAGVSGALYTLHLGTISPAMIGTAFSIELVVWVALGGRASLIGAAAGLVLGQLAKDRISSAAPDAWLYVMGSLFVLVVLVMPQGVAGLIRNRRRAPAPAPVPQNPVTREVSDAV comes from the coding sequence ATGAAGCTGTCTACCTCCACCATGGCCGTGATCGCCGTGCTGATCGCCCTGGCGTTCGCGCCGCTGTACCTGGGCGCGTACCCGCTCACGCTGCTGGGGCGGGTGCTGGCGCTGTCCATCGCGGCGGTCGGCGTCATGGTCGTGTGGGGCCGCGCGGGCATCCTGAGCCTGGGGCAGGGCCTGTTCTTCGGGCTGGGCGGGTACGCGCTCGCCATGCACCTGAAACTCGTGGCGACCCCCAGGGGCGAACTGCCGGACTTCATGCTGTACAACGGCGTGGAGGCATTGCCCTGGTTCTGGGCGCCGTTCGCGAGCGCGCCGTTCGCGCTGGCGATGGTGCTGATCTTCCCGGCAGCGGCGGCCGGACTGGTCGCGTGGCTGATGTTCCGCCGCCGGATCACCGGCGTGTACGTGAGCATCATCACGCAGGCGCTGCTGCTGGCGTTCGTGACCTGGCTGAACGGCTCGCAGGGCCTGACGAGCGGCACGAACGGCATCACGGACTTCCAGACGTTCCTGGGCGTGAACCTGCGCGGCCCGGACGTGGCGAACGGCCTGTACTGGGTGACGCTGCTGTTCGTGGCGCTCGCGCTGGGCGGCACGGCGCTGTTGCTGCGCACGCCGTTCGGGGCGATTCTGACCGCCATCCGCGACAACGAGAACCGCACGCGCTTCCTGGGTTTCAACCCGGCGGCGTTCAAGATCGCGGCGTTCATGCTGGGCGGCCTGCTCGCCGGCGTGTCCGGCGCGCTGTACACGCTGCACCTGGGCACCATCTCGCCCGCCATGATCGGCACGGCGTTCAGCATCGAACTCGTCGTGTGGGTCGCGCTGGGCGGCCGCGCCAGCCTGATCGGCGCTGCGGCCGGGCTGGTGCTGGGGCAACTCGCGAAAGACCGGATCTCCAGCGCCGCGCCGGACGCGTGGCTGTACGTCATGGGGTCGCTGTTCGTGCTGGTCGTGCTGGTGATGCCGCAGGGCGTGGCCGGACTGATCCGGAACCGCCGCCGCGCGCCCGCGCCCGCGCCCGTGCCCCAGAACCCGGTCACACGCGAGGTGAGCGATGCCGTCTGA
- a CDS encoding TerD family protein produces the protein MTVHLTPGGNTPLTADRPGLNRLQVGLGWNFPDGTAPFDLDACALLVQANGQVRGDADFVFFNNPADAAGSVRYGGDSLDGAGHGDDEVLTITLDRVPAEIAKVVLCVTIHDAADRHFGGVDGAYIRLLNLDGGEELARFELQQDFTGMTAMLFGEVYRHNGAWKFRALGMGLDGGLRALVSSFGVKIADS, from the coding sequence GTGACGGTCCACCTGACCCCCGGAGGGAACACCCCCCTGACCGCCGACCGGCCCGGCCTGAACCGCCTGCAGGTCGGGCTGGGCTGGAACTTCCCCGACGGCACCGCACCGTTCGACCTGGACGCCTGCGCCCTGCTCGTGCAGGCCAACGGCCAGGTGCGCGGGGACGCAGACTTCGTCTTTTTCAACAACCCCGCCGACGCGGCCGGGAGCGTCCGCTACGGAGGGGACAGCCTCGACGGGGCCGGCCACGGCGACGACGAGGTGCTGACCATCACCCTCGACCGCGTGCCCGCGGAGATCGCCAAGGTCGTCCTGTGCGTCACCATCCACGACGCAGCCGACCGGCACTTCGGGGGCGTGGACGGCGCGTACATCCGTCTGCTGAACCTCGACGGGGGGGAGGAACTCGCCCGCTTCGAGTTGCAGCAGGACTTCACGGGCATGACGGCCATGCTGTTCGGTGAGGTGTACCGGCACAACGGCGCGTGGAAGTTCAGGGCGCTGGGCATGGGCCTGGACGGTGGCCTGCGGGCCCTGGTCTCCAGTTTCGGCGTGAAGATCGCCGACAGCTGA
- a CDS encoding DUF7919 family protein: MHYPDLEEYRLADPKSARYAFFEPATRNVGWLWREIPFEQGAVPAQVTRTLRDVIMMGALRRDVLQALYPSCTAPSDFRTHIVRGPALPCPLCGEEPVLDPGLALAWPTQVALGRSEYAIPNPGRTLLYIFPDLVLHDVEAHGYRPPADFLEALDGLDLCTGVVVNELRTRRRPKRRLL, encoded by the coding sequence ATGCATTACCCGGACCTGGAGGAATACCGACTGGCCGACCCGAAGAGTGCGCGGTACGCATTCTTTGAGCCCGCAACTCGGAATGTCGGCTGGCTGTGGAGGGAGATTCCATTCGAGCAGGGTGCCGTTCCTGCGCAGGTCACGCGGACCTTGCGCGACGTCATCATGATGGGCGCCCTCCGCAGGGATGTGCTCCAGGCGCTGTACCCGTCCTGCACGGCACCGTCCGATTTCCGGACCCATATCGTGAGAGGTCCGGCGCTCCCCTGCCCCTTGTGTGGAGAAGAACCCGTGCTCGATCCGGGCCTCGCGCTTGCGTGGCCGACGCAGGTTGCGCTGGGCCGCTCTGAATATGCGATTCCGAATCCAGGACGCACCCTGCTGTATATCTTCCCGGACCTGGTGCTTCATGACGTGGAGGCACATGGGTACCGGCCCCCGGCGGACTTCCTGGAAGCCCTGGACGGACTTGACCTCTGTACCGGCGTGGTGGTGAACGAACTGAGAACCCGGCGTAGACCGAAACGGCGGCTTCTATAG
- the urtA gene encoding urea ABC transporter substrate-binding protein, which yields MSKLRSVCTTTLSLVLAAASSASAQGAVKVGILHSLTGTMAISEITVANAAQLAIDEINAAGGVMGRKIVVVKEDGASDWPTFATKAEKLLTQDKVATVFGGWTSASRKSMLPVFEKNGGLLFYPVQFEGNECSPNIIYTGAQPNQQALPALEWALSKGYKKIFLLGSDYVYPRTANLILKKHITAKKATLSGEEYVALGGTEFSSVINKIKAAKPDVIINTLNGDSNVSFFKQYQAAGYKASTLPVISFSIAEQEAQAIGTGLLNGQYATWNYFQSLPNPANRKFVAAYQKKYGKDAAITDPMAHAYMDVYLWKAAVEKAKSFDPMAVRKAIVGISMDSPLGKITVAPNGSLTQAVYTGVSGAGGQFKVVAQSKGVVKPEPYDTLAFPGKTCP from the coding sequence ATGAGCAAGCTCCGTTCCGTCTGCACCACCACCCTCAGCCTCGTTCTCGCCGCCGCCAGCAGCGCCAGCGCCCAGGGCGCCGTGAAGGTCGGCATCCTGCACTCGCTCACCGGCACCATGGCCATCAGCGAGATCACCGTCGCTAACGCCGCGCAACTCGCCATCGACGAGATCAACGCGGCGGGCGGCGTGATGGGCAGGAAGATCGTGGTCGTCAAGGAGGACGGCGCCAGCGATTGGCCGACCTTCGCCACCAAGGCCGAAAAACTCCTGACCCAGGACAAGGTCGCCACCGTGTTCGGCGGGTGGACCAGCGCCAGCCGTAAATCCATGCTCCCGGTGTTCGAGAAGAATGGCGGCCTGCTGTTCTACCCCGTGCAGTTCGAGGGCAACGAGTGCAGCCCCAACATCATCTACACCGGCGCTCAACCCAACCAGCAGGCGCTGCCCGCCCTGGAATGGGCGCTGAGCAAGGGCTACAAGAAGATCTTCCTGCTCGGCAGCGACTACGTGTACCCGCGCACCGCCAACCTCATCCTGAAAAAACACATCACCGCGAAGAAAGCCACCCTGTCCGGCGAGGAGTACGTCGCGCTGGGCGGCACCGAATTCAGTTCTGTCATCAACAAGATCAAGGCCGCCAAACCCGACGTGATCATCAACACCCTGAACGGCGACTCCAACGTGTCGTTCTTCAAGCAGTACCAGGCCGCCGGGTACAAGGCCAGCACCCTGCCCGTAATCTCCTTCTCCATCGCCGAGCAGGAAGCGCAGGCCATCGGCACGGGGCTCCTGAACGGCCAGTACGCCACCTGGAATTATTTCCAGAGCCTCCCGAACCCCGCCAACAGAAAGTTCGTCGCCGCGTACCAGAAGAAATACGGCAAGGATGCCGCCATCACCGACCCCATGGCGCACGCGTACATGGACGTGTACCTGTGGAAGGCCGCCGTCGAGAAGGCCAAGTCCTTCGACCCTATGGCGGTCCGCAAGGCCATCGTGGGCATCAGCATGGACAGCCCACTCGGCAAGATCACCGTCGCGCCCAACGGCAGCCTCACGCAGGCCGTGTACACCGGCGTCTCCGGCGCCGGCGGGCAGTTCAAGGTCGTCGCGCAGAGCAAGGGCGTCGTGAAACCCGAACCGTACGACACGCTCGCCTTCCCCGGCAAGACCTGCCCGTAA
- the urtB gene encoding urea ABC transporter permease subunit UrtB, with protein MDFTFISGQLFTGLSVGSILLLAALGLALSFGLMRVINMAHGEFLMVGGYLTYLAAQWAGPTLGDAWLWAAFPLAFLGAALLGAVMEFTVIRRLYGRPLDTLLATFGISLILQQAARQLFGSTGVPVTAPAWLGGALQLGDVTLPFVRLFVIALALIVLGGMWWLLNRSRFGMHVRAVNQNREMAAALGVNTRSLDLLVFALGAGVAGVAGVGLALIAPVNPTVGAAYIVNAFLVVVVGGVGSVLGGAVAAVLLGFVTALAEGFTSVSLAQAILLVLIVAFLQWKPRGLIPTKSRALEEA; from the coding sequence ATGGACTTCACGTTTATTTCCGGTCAGCTGTTCACGGGTCTGTCGGTGGGCAGCATCCTGCTGCTGGCCGCGCTGGGCCTCGCACTGAGCTTCGGGCTGATGCGCGTGATCAACATGGCGCACGGCGAATTCCTGATGGTCGGCGGATACCTCACGTACCTCGCGGCGCAGTGGGCCGGGCCAACCCTGGGCGACGCGTGGCTGTGGGCAGCGTTCCCGCTGGCGTTCCTGGGCGCGGCCCTGCTGGGCGCCGTCATGGAGTTCACCGTCATCCGCCGGCTGTACGGCCGCCCACTGGACACGCTGCTGGCCACGTTCGGCATCAGCCTGATCCTCCAACAGGCCGCGCGGCAACTGTTCGGCAGTACCGGCGTGCCCGTCACCGCCCCCGCGTGGCTGGGCGGCGCGCTGCAACTGGGCGACGTGACCCTGCCGTTCGTGCGGCTGTTCGTGATCGCGCTGGCGCTGATCGTGCTGGGCGGCATGTGGTGGCTGCTGAATCGCAGCCGCTTCGGCATGCACGTCCGCGCCGTGAACCAGAACCGCGAGATGGCGGCCGCGCTCGGCGTGAACACCCGCTCGCTGGACCTGCTGGTGTTCGCGCTCGGCGCGGGCGTGGCGGGCGTGGCGGGCGTGGGCCTCGCCCTGATCGCCCCGGTGAACCCCACGGTGGGCGCGGCGTACATCGTGAACGCCTTCCTGGTGGTCGTGGTGGGCGGCGTGGGCAGCGTGCTGGGCGGCGCGGTCGCGGCCGTGCTGCTGGGCTTCGTGACCGCGCTGGCCGAGGGCTTCACGAGCGTCAGTCTCGCGCAGGCGATCCTGCTCGTCCTCATCGTGGCGTTCCTGCAGTGGAAACCGCGCGGCCTGATTCCCACGAAATCACGGGCACTGGAGGAAGCGTGA